The Brassica oleracea var. oleracea cultivar TO1000 chromosome C6, BOL, whole genome shotgun sequence genome includes a region encoding these proteins:
- the LOC106298285 gene encoding ocs element-binding factor 1-like has product MNKTELGSPTSNSSVLTTGLLNSGSESDLQQRDLLDERKRKRKQSNRESARRSRMRKQQHLDDLAAQVTHLRKENGHIIAGIAVTTEHYVTIEAENSILRAQLLELNHRLDSLSEIVDFVESSSFEMETGQGGGLVDYGGGGGGGGGFYDGGMNTLNLGFYNQPIMASASTAGDVFNC; this is encoded by the coding sequence ATGAATAAAACTGAACTCGGATCTCCGACAAGCAACTCGTCTGTTTTAACGACCGGTTTACTAAACTCCGGTTCGGAGTCTGATCTCCAACAACGTGATCTACTCGACGAGCGGAAGAGAAAGAGGAAGCAGTCGAACAGAGAGTCCGCAAGGAGGTCGAGGATGAGGAAGCAGCAGCACTTGGACGATCTAGCAGCTCAGGTGACGCATCTACGTAAAGAAAACGGCCATATCATCGCCGGGATTGCCGTCACGACGGAGCACTACGTCACTATCGAGGCGGAGAATTCCATTCTCAGAGCTCAGCTCCTGGAGCTCAACCACCGCCTTGATTCCCTCAGCGAGATCGTCGACTTTGTCGAGTCGTCTTCCTTTGAGATGGAGACTGGTCAGGGAGGAGGACTAGTTGACTACGGTGGCGGCGGCGGCGGAGGTGGTGGATTTTACGACGGGGGGATGAATACTCTCAATCTAGGGTTTTATAACCAACCAATCATGGCTTCTGCTTCTACTGCTGGTGATGTTTTCAACTGTTGA